One Fusarium falciforme chromosome 1, complete sequence genomic window carries:
- a CDS encoding DUF3074 domain-containing protein produces the protein MSESYGPLVRLWGIHPSKLPPAGAKTEDLKVLLGSILLEALPFISSVPSEGPSADDTTELRSPTELWKHKSTKTFDGSTAPVHLFERTVDSETLDALAQTHSSLGIKAGNIQSETWALRRSTHVGKKEEGTADWDEFLRCFKEEHAEAETAFTPSVLSSSRLQEWDCKGIEVEVEGTTWTDWTLRREEAVHQLPGPLTRRVFPVLQATTSLKGQREFLVVQIAMQAGDDADESSHKGTVPAAYTSIERVRELADGRIEWVMGTASDARGLVPMWVQKLGLAGQIAKDVGMFLRWIAKERKKGKDAQVIGDLE, from the coding sequence ATGAGCGAGTCATATGGTCCTCTTGTTCGCCTTTGGGGCATCCACCCATCGAAACTCCCACCTGCAGGAGCCAAAACTGAGGACCTCAAGGTCCTTCTCGGCTCgatcctcctcgaggctCTCCCCTTCATCAGTTCCGTACCATCCGAAGGTCCATCCGCAGATGATACCACAGAGCTACGCAGTCCTACCGAGCTATGGAAGCACAAGTCAACAAAGACATTTGACGGATCTACGGCTCCTGTGCATCTCTTTGAGCGCACTGTCGACTCTGAAACCCTTGACGCACTTGCCCAGACTCATTCGTCGCTTGGCATCAAGGCAGGCAATATTCAGTCAGAAACTTGGGCATTGCGGCGGAGCACTCACGTtgggaagaaggaagaggggaCTGCGGATTGGGATGAGTTTTTGAGGTGTTTCAAAGAGGAGCATGCAGAGGCGGAAACGGCCTTTACACCGAGCGTCTTgagctcgtcaaggctgCAGGAGTGGGATTGTAAAGGGATTGAGGTCGAAGTCGAGGGCACGACATGGACAGACTGGACGCTTCGTCGCGAAGAGGCGGTTCATCAGCTCCCTGGCCCTCTTACTCGCCGCGTTTTTCCCGTCCTGCAGGCCACAACCTCGTTAAAGGGGCAAAGGGAATTCCTTGTAGTCCAGATCGCCATGCAGGCAGGCGATGACGCTGATGAATCTTCGCATAAGGGTACAGTGCCAGCAGCGTACACGAGTATCGAGAGGGTGAGGGAGTTGGCGGATGGGAGGATAGAGTGGGTGATGGGGACGGCGTCTGACGCGAGAGGTCTGGTGCCCATGTGGGTGCAGAAGTTGGGCTTGGCGGGACAGATTGCGAAGGACGTGGGCATGTTTCTGCGATGGATTGcaaaggagaggaagaagggaaaggatGCTCAAGTTATCGGGGATTTGGAGTAG